In the Sphingobacterium sp. PCS056 genome, AATAGGTCAACAATACGGGTCAGGGTAGGCTGATCTTTACAACACTTTTCAGCGAGTTCTTTTTGCAATAGATCATCATTTTCATAAAGTGTTTTCATGATGGTCCATTGATCTACCGTGATGTCAAAGTCATTTTCAGTAAAAGAATTTTGTGCAAATTGTTTTACTTTTTTTGCTGTTCTTTCTAAAATGAAAGAGTATCGGTTGAATTTTTCGTCTTGCATTTAAATATTTGTATACTAATATTTAGTACAACAAATATAATCAATAAATACTTCGTGCAACAAGTATTATGTGAATATATTGTAAAATAAAAAAAGGCTTTCGGATCAATTTCCGAAAGCCTTTTACAAATTATGATAATTTTAAATTATGGAGTCACTGGTTCTGCCTTCTTAGGAGCGTCTGCCAAGTGTTTTCCTTTACTCAAATCGTATACTGCTGGTGCAGCTAAGAATATCGATGAATAAGTACCTACAATAATACCAATTAAGATGGCGAAAGAGAATCCTCTGATCACTTCACCACCGAAAATGAATAATACGGCTAATACGAATACAATAGTCAACGACGTAATCACTGTTCTACTTAATGTGGTATTGATCGCGTGGTTGATCGTTTCACCAAAATCTTTATTTAAAGCATTTGGTTTATTTACATCTTCACGGATACGGTCAAATACAACTACTGTATCATTGACAGAATACCCTAATACCGTTAAAATAGCGGCAATAAAATGCTGGTCAATATCTAATGAAAATGGAACGATACCATCTAAAATAGAGAACAAGCCCAATACAATAATGGCATCATGAATGGTTGCGATAGCAGCCCCTGCTGAATATTGCCATTTAC is a window encoding:
- a CDS encoding MarR family winged helix-turn-helix transcriptional regulator; translated protein: MQDEKFNRYSFILERTAKKVKQFAQNSFTENDFDITVDQWTIMKTLYENDDLLQKELAEKCCKDQPTLTRIVDLLIKKGLTERVIHPSDRRSIYLHLTDEGRKKVEAYSPIVANIRMKAWENLTDDDFTAFTRILDKIYNNLSNKI